From the genome of Vicia villosa cultivar HV-30 ecotype Madison, WI linkage group LG2, Vvil1.0, whole genome shotgun sequence, one region includes:
- the LOC131650799 gene encoding two-component response regulator ARR18-like, whose translation MDCDRSNITVLIVDHDDFSLEYLSNILMAWKYQVQTAKTAHQALVTLQDSEGLLDLIISELSMLGGVNGFDFLKLIKNQFHIPVIMMSKENNMNLISKSLENGAAQFIAKPFCAEDFKDIWKHVLDAKKEKLFVESLFVKSDEQEIKSHETKTKKKGCKRKCSDEYQGEEESQVVKKPKLVWTTYLHNLFLIAIKQIGLDKAVPKKILDIMNIPNLTRENVASHLQKYRIFLRDVAEKGMVGGISHRALRSRFASSLPTSLVKEFQTIRTNKLRIATPEYLQTLSYQARDENITLNPYNRFPTHRVDRFPYVQKGLTLQDSNKVRLGKSQLETSFVNNNVHDQNMFGVNSSSLSLFNNGASTSLSSYGSGQGFRPYSSSFITRDLKFGDISYQNHGSMGIESFNHINHGVKNQNLGSLRSSNILPQNVAYDPRNNKNPFGIQINNGLETVGIETMNIRGFNSVGKRVDTTNNNSFGLNNNKSQNKNMNGNIVENERKYNGSTFINKKAEFNQMEFNRPDILIANDKNLLNKKNENLDSCGFLKSTLYNSLEYMQPLEKLYKGGDCISPPAETTSCVLNESSINSDQNSNKVQVQEGYSNGEPYDRFMEENVSKTSTSTIDPELNMDLIETLFGTIEN comes from the exons atggACTGTGATAGATCTAATATTACAGTTTTGATTGTCGATCATGATGATTTTTCTTTAGAATATCTTTCTAATATACTCATGGCATGGAAATATCaag TTCAAACTGCCAAGACTGCTCATCAAGCTTTGGTCACTCTCCAAGACTCTGAAGGCTTGTTGGATCTTATAATTTCAGAGTTATCTATGTTAGGAGGAGTGAATGGCTTTGATTTTTTAAAGCTTATTAAAAATCAATTCCATATACCTGTAATAA TGATGTCCAAAGAAAACAACATGAATTTAATCTCCAAGTCTCTAGAAAATGGAGCAGCACAATTTATTGCAAAACCCTTTTGTGCAGAAGACTTCAAAGATATTTGGAAACATGTTTTGGATGCAAAAAAAGAGAAACTTTTTGTTGAAAGTTTATTCGTAAAAAGTGATGAGCAAGAGATAAAGAGTCATGAAACTAAGACAAAAAAGAAGGGTTGCAAGAGAAAGTGTAGTGATGAATATCAAGGAGAAGAAGAATCTCAAGTTGTTAAGAAACCAAAACTTGTTTGGACAACTTACCTTCACAATCTTTTTCTCATTGCCATTAAGCAAATTGGATTGGACA AGGCTGTACCAAAGAAAATTTTGGATATTATGAATATTCCAAACTTAACAAGAGAAAATGTTGCAAGCCACCTACAG AAGTATCGCATATTTTTACGCGATGTTGCCGAGAAAGGAATGGTTGGAGGAATATCTCATAGAGCTCTAAGGTCAAGATTCGCATCAAGTCTACCAACGTCATTGGTTAAAGAATTTCAAACCATAAGGACAAATAAGCTTCGTATAGCAACACCAGAATATTTACAAACATTATCGTATCAAGCAAGAGATGAAAACATTACTCTTAACCCTTATAATCGATTTCCAACACATCGTGTTGATCGGTTCCCTTATGTACAAAAAGGGCTAACTCTTCAAGATTCAAACAAGGTTAGACTTGGAAAATCACAACTGGAAACTAGTTTTGTGAACAATAATGTCCATGATCAAAACATGTTTGGAGTAAACTCCTCAAGCCTTTCATTATTCAATAATGGTGCTTCAACTAGTTTGTCATCCTATGGAAGTGGACAAGGATTTAGGCCTTATTCCTCATCTTTCATAACAAGGGATTTGAAATTTGGTGACATTAGTTACCAAAATCATGGCTCTATGGGAATTGAATCTTTTAATCATATCAACCATGGTGTGAAAAATCAAAACTTGGGATCTTTGAGAAGTTCTAATATCTTGCCTCAAAATGTTGCTTATGATCCAAGAAACAACAAAAACCCttttggaattcaaatcaacaaTGGATTAGAAACGGTTGGAATTGAGACTATGAATATAAGAGGGTTtaatagtgttggaaaaagggtTGATACTACAAATAACAATAGTTTTGGCTTGAATAATAATAAGagtcaaaataaaaatatgaatgggAATATTGTGGAAAATGAAAGGAAATATAATGGTTCTACTTTCATCAATAAGAAGGCAGAGTTCAACCAAATGGAGTTTAACCGTCCTGATATTTTGATAGCTAATGACAAGAATCTTCTTAATAAg aaGAATGAGAATCTTGATTCATGTGGATTTTTGAAATCGACCCTCTATAATTCTCTTGAATACATGCAACCTCTAGAGAAG CTATATAAAGGTGGTGATTGTATCTCTCCTCCAGCTGAGACCACATCTTGTGTGCTGAACGAGTCATCAATAAATTCAGATCAAAATTCTAATAAG GTGCAAGTACAAGAAGGATATTCAAATGGAGAACCATATGATAGATTCATGGAAGAAAATGTGTCTAAAACAAGTACATCGACTATCGATCCA GAATTGAATATGGATCTTATTGAAACTCTGTTTGGTACTATAGAAAACTAG